The following are encoded together in the Oreochromis niloticus isolate F11D_XX linkage group LG12, O_niloticus_UMD_NMBU, whole genome shotgun sequence genome:
- the LOC102079727 gene encoding axoneme-associated protein mst101(2), with protein sequence MPLGLVLPCRVAPNKACRIRKVDCIGQYEKEILDLQKKCKDLERKHATEKKRREEKEKDVEFLSPLQVKINTLSKENEVLKQKLSQVTAEKDVKVKELKEKKEQIKKELRVQDQLKEERLNFEKRTSEYLEEASMLFQCRDRLKTVEEQAEKLKAELKKWQKKAEEFEEKKNRVTMEKHTLIMKNNELSDLLLAKDFDSNKLAKEFKEKIVEIESETTKASKQCSSVQHLEKVLQLKTEQIAKLERERQKSFKKMTSQDNEIVRLRNALTETEHRLKIQMTNDDFLPQRETLNKELSEAKTVISQFKDTIKSLTKDTEEKDNEREKIQAELSKSQTRYFAVKNQLELVKQKQAEAQTAQAKQLACVEEERNVVKKRLGQILTDKEKVDKELTHYKKMVFQQEQKIKQLETENQLSSIQRQTIEGQKEEIDGLTKQIKDLCEEISLKPTTEFRKHVAEMEEKISQWLTNKLNAQRKMHTSSRTLVVDQRRRDRLLCKYKQLVTEKDKENKELRSMLNQEAALQNKDAIEKLHRCEWKNRELKKQLETTQRILSVYEAKNTSLVEENKHLTLEVSAKHTPLPPISTKAKSNCMAKSYEQSEVGRSTRFMCSIPQKTEKTFFHLPPLVGKTVALQNLSSRPLKLTNNSAKITQQMPKINQHTPIIK encoded by the exons ATGCCTCTGGGTCTGGTGCTACCTTGTCGCGTGGCTCCGA ATAAAGCCTGCAGGATCAGAAAAGTTGACTGCATCGGGCAATATGAGAAAGAAATCCTGGATCTTCAAAAGAAATGCAAAGACCTGGAAAGGAAACATgccactgaaaaaaagagacgggaggagaaagaaaaagacgtGGAATTTCTGTCTCCCCTTCAAGTCAAAATCAACACACTGAGCAAAGAAAATGAGGTCCTGAAGCAAAAGTTAAGTCAGGTGACCGCTGAAAAAGACGTAAAAGTAAAAgaactgaaggaaaaaaaagaacagataaAAAAAGAGCTTAGAGTCCAGGACCAGCTCAAAGAAGAGAGGCTAAACTTTGAAAAAAGGACATCGGAATATCTTGAAGAGGCTAGCATGTTGTTTCAATGTAGAGACAGACTTAAAACAGTGGAGGAGCAAGCAGAGAAATTAAAGGCTGAActtaaaaaatggcaaaaaaaagcagaggagTTTGAAGAGAAAAAGAACAGGGTAACTATGGAGAAACACACATTgataatgaaaaataatgaacTGTCAGATCTGCTTTTGGCAAAGGACTTTGATAGTAACAAGTTAGCAAAAGAGTTCAAAGAGAAAATAGTGGAAATAGAAAGTGAGACAACGAAAGCCTCAAAGCAGTGTTCTAGTGTGCAACACCTGGAGAAAGTCCTGCAGctgaaaacagaacaaatagCCAAACTTGAACGCGAGAGGCAGAAATCCTTTAAGAAAATGACGTCCCAAGATAATGAGATTGTCCGTCTGAGAAATGCTCTCACAGAAACAGAACACAGACTTAAAATACAGATGACAAATGATGACTTTTTGCCTCAGCGTGAAACACTTAATAAGGAGTTGTCTGAGGCTAAGACCGTGATCAGCCAATTTAAGGACACCATAAAGTCGCTGACAAAAGACACAGAAGAAAAGGATAACGAACGAGAAAAGATTCAAGCAGAGCTATCCAAGTCTCAGACCAGGTATTTTGCTGTGAAAAATCAACTGGAGCTCGTCAAACAAAAGCAGGCAGAAGCGCAGACGGCACAGGCCAAACAACTTGCCTGTGTCGAGGAGGAGCGCAACGTAGTTAAGAAAAGGCTGGGCCAGATTTTGACAGACAAAGAAAAGGTGGACAAAGAGCTCACACACTATAAAAAGATGGTGTTTCAGCAGGagcaaaaaattaaacagcTGGAAACTGAAAATCAATTGAGTTCAATTCAAAGACAAACGATTGAAGGACAAAAAGAGGAAATTGACGGTCTGACGAAGCAGATAAAGGACCTGTGTGAGGAGATTTCCTTAAAGCCTACCACTGAGTTCCGCAAACACGTTGCAGAAATGGAGGAAAAAATCTCGCAGTGGCTAACGAACAAACTTAACGCTCAAAGAAAAATGCACACGTCCAGTCGCACATTAGTAGTCGACCAGCGCCGCCGGGACCGCTTGCTATGCAAATATAAACAACTGGtcacagaaaaagacaaagaaaataaagaactgcGGTCGATGCTGAATCAGGAGGCTGCACTTCAAAACAAAGATGCCATAGAGAAACTCCACAGATGTGAGTGGAAAAATCGCGAACTCAAAAAGCAGTTAGAAACAACACAGCGAATCCTTTCTGTATATGAGGCTAAGAACACCAGCCTTGTTGAAGAAAATAAACACCTGACACTTGAGGTGAGCGCAAAGCACACCCCGCTACCTCCTATTTCCACCAAGGCCAAGTCAAACTGTATGGCGAAATCATATGAGCAGTCTGAGGTTGGGCGCTCAACCAGATTCATGTGCAGTATTCcccaaaagacagaaaaaacgTTTTTTCACCTCCCTCCTCTCGTAGGCAAAACAGTTGCATTGCAGAATTTGAGCAGCAGGCCCCTCAAATTAACCAACAACTCTGCTAAGATTACGCAACAGATGCCCAAAATTAACCAACACACCCCCATAATTAAGTAA